In Aegilops tauschii subsp. strangulata cultivar AL8/78 chromosome 3, Aet v6.0, whole genome shotgun sequence, one genomic interval encodes:
- the LOC109778645 gene encoding uncharacterized protein At4g15970 isoform X2 translates to MRLLKEGSLKLCSHHVVPFLVGGILPTVLLFVLASDRVGEQLSGVSGSWLGNSNGGTSGAAPAPLEHAVERFPGLAELLPKVCTEDRTVIITSVNEAWARPGSLLDLYLESFNNGEDTAHLLDHLLVVALDPAGFRRCVAVHPHCYLLEVTTVNLTSAARFMSRQYLELVWTKLELQQRVLELGYNFLFTDTDMLVLRNPFRRIPVYADMSVSSDDYSAARAHPLDNPLNTGLYYVKATSRGVRVLKYWRAARARFPGAHDQSVFHNIKRELVQKLGVAIEPLDTVYFGGFCEYHDDLASACTMHADCCVGVDNKVHDLKDVAADWERYKGMAPEERKRVGRNMTWTVPARCRRSVNWSKPVHP, encoded by the exons ATGAGGTTGCTGAAGGAGGGGAGCCTGAAGCTGTGCAGCCACCACGTGGTGCCGTTCCTCGTCGGGGGAATTCTGCCCACGGTCCTCCTCTTCGTCTTGGCCTCCGACCGGGTTGGCGAGCAGCTGTCCGGCGTCTCCGGCAGCTGGCTGGGAAACAGCAACGGTGGAACTTCCGGGGCGGCGCCTGCACCGCTGGAACATGCG GTGGAGAGATTCCCGGGGCTCGCGGAGCTGCTGCCGAAGGTGTGCACGGAGGACCGGACGGTGATCATCACGTCGGTGAACGAGGCGTGGGCGCGGCCGGGCTCCCTCCTCGACCTCTACCTCGAGAGCTTCAACAACGGCGAGGACACCGCGCACCTCCTCGACCACCTCCTCGTCGTCGCCCTCGACCCCGCCGGCTTCCGCCGCTGCGTCGCCGTGCACCCGCACTGCTACCTCCTCGAGGTGACCACCGTGAACCTcacctccgccgcccggttcatgTCCAGGCAGTACCTGGAGCTCGTCTGGACCAAGCTCGAGCTCCAGCAGCGCGTCCTCGAGCTCGGCTACAACTTCCTCTTCACC GACACTGACATGCTCGTGCTCCGGAACCCGTTCCGGCGGATCCCGGTGTACGCGGACATGAGCGTGTCCTCCGACGACTACTCGGCGGCGCGGGCGCACCCGCTGGACAACCCGCTCAACACGGGGCTCTACTACGTGAAGGCGACGAGCCGGGGCGTGCGCGTGCTCAAGTACTGGCGGGCGGCGCGGGCGAGGTTCCCCGGCGCGCACGACCAGTCGGTGTTCCACAACATCAAGCGCGAGCTCGTCCAGAAGCTGGGGGTCGCCATCGAGCCCCTGGACACGGTCTACTTCGGCGGGTTCTGCGAGTACCACGACGACCTCGCCAGCGCCTGCACCATGCACGCCGACTGCTGCGTCGGCGTGGACAACAAGGTGCACGACCTCAAGGACGTCGCCGCCGACTGGGAGAGGTACAAGGGCATGGCGCCGGAGGAGAGGAAGAGGGTCGGCCGGAATATGACATGGACGGTGCCCGCGCGGTGCCGGAGGTCCGTGAACTGGAGTAAGCCCGTGCACCCCTGA
- the LOC109778645 gene encoding uncharacterized protein At4g15970 isoform X1 — translation MGSVKEGSLKKLCIHHVVPFLVGGILPTVLLFVLASDRVGEQLSGISGSWLGNSNGGTPAAAPAPLEHAVERFPGLAELLPKVCTEDRTVIITSVNEAWARPGSLLDLYLESFNNGEDTAHLLDHLLVVALDPAGFRRCVAVHPHCYLLEVTTVNLTSAARFMSRQYLELVWTKLELQQRVLELGYNFLFTDTDMLVLRNPFRRIPVYADMSVSSDDYSAARAHPLDNPLNTGLYYVKATSRGVRVLKYWRAARARFPGAHDQSVFHNIKRELVQKLGVAIEPLDTVYFGGFCEYHDDLASACTMHADCCVGVDNKVHDLKDVAADWERYKGMAPEERKRVGRNMTWTVPARCRRSVNWSKPVHP, via the exons ATGGGGTCGGTGAAGGAGGGGAGCTTGAAGAAGCTGTGCATCCACCACGTGGTGCCGTTCCTCGTCGGGGGAATTCTGCCCACGGTCCTCCTCTTCGTCTTGGCCTCCGACCGGGTGGGCGAGCAGCTGTCCGGCATCTCTGGCAGCTGGCTGGGGAACAGTAACGGTGGAACTCCCGCCGCTGCGCCTGCACCGCTGGAACATGCG GTGGAGAGATTCCCGGGGCTCGCGGAGCTGCTGCCGAAGGTGTGCACGGAGGACCGGACGGTGATCATCACGTCGGTGAACGAGGCGTGGGCGCGGCCGGGCTCCCTCCTCGACCTCTACCTCGAGAGCTTCAACAACGGCGAGGACACCGCGCACCTCCTCGACCACCTCCTCGTCGTCGCCCTCGACCCCGCCGGCTTCCGCCGCTGCGTCGCCGTGCACCCGCACTGCTACCTCCTCGAGGTGACCACCGTGAACCTcacctccgccgcccggttcatgTCCAGGCAGTACCTGGAGCTCGTCTGGACCAAGCTCGAGCTCCAGCAGCGCGTCCTCGAGCTCGGCTACAACTTCCTCTTCACC GACACTGACATGCTCGTGCTCCGGAACCCGTTCCGGCGGATCCCGGTGTACGCGGACATGAGCGTGTCCTCCGACGACTACTCGGCGGCGCGGGCGCACCCGCTGGACAACCCGCTCAACACGGGGCTCTACTACGTGAAGGCGACGAGCCGGGGCGTGCGCGTGCTCAAGTACTGGCGGGCGGCGCGGGCGAGGTTCCCCGGCGCGCACGACCAGTCGGTGTTCCACAACATCAAGCGCGAGCTCGTCCAGAAGCTGGGGGTCGCCATCGAGCCCCTGGACACGGTCTACTTCGGCGGGTTCTGCGAGTACCACGACGACCTCGCCAGCGCCTGCACCATGCACGCCGACTGCTGCGTCGGCGTGGACAACAAGGTGCACGACCTCAAGGACGTCGCCGCCGACTGGGAGAGGTACAAGGGCATGGCGCCGGAGGAGAGGAAGAGGGTCGGCCGGAATATGACATGGACGGTGCCCGCGCGGTGCCGGAGGTCCGTGAACTGGAGTAAGCCCGTGCACCCCTGA
- the LOC109778658 gene encoding uncharacterized protein produces the protein MGEDTQPSKFQPESPKDFSPTADARNKCPVQSTTAQVTDSERRDDETHLPGLHAPPPPGPSAPRRRLQDPLPLAAAGHRAASVLHCSRQQIEVMALVNKLGNLLKKATSSNPTLYQAIRCMSSSKLFVGGLSFNTDEGSLRDAFSHYGEIIDAKIIVDRDTGRSRGFGFITYAAEEQASSAIMALDGKDLHGRNLRVSAATERTAGFRNGAGYGGGGGGFGGGGYGGGGYGGGGYGSNSGGGGDNFAAGNFGGASGFGGNPAGNHGAPAGSTGGDEFSLGTPGSTFESTKNDDVMDDLFKDDEPDKYASKNV, from the exons ATGGGGGAAGATACGCAGCCCAGTAAATTTCAACCCGAAAGCCCAAAAGATTTCAGCCCAACTGCAGACGCACGAAACAAGTGTCCAGTCCAGTCCACTACTGCCCAGGTCACAGACTCAGAGCGAAGGGACGACGAGACGCACCTGCCAGGTCTACACGCGCCGCCGCCTCCAGGACCCTCtgcccctcgccgccgcctccaGGACCCCCTGCCCCTCGCCGCCGCAGGGCACCGCGCCGCCTCCGTCCTCCACTGCAGCAGGCAGCAG ATTGAAGTTATGGCCCTGGTTAATAAGCTTGGTAATCTGCTCAAGAAGGCCACCAGCTCGAACCCGACTCTCTATCAGGCGATAAGATGCATGTCATCCTCGAAGCTCTTCGTAGGAG GGCTTTCCTTTAACACAGACGAGGGCAGTCTGAGAGATGCTTTTTCCCATTATGGAGAAATTATTGATG CTAAGATTATCGTAGACCGCGACACTGGGAGGTCTAGAGGTTTTGGCTTTATAACTTATGCAGCAGAAGAACAGGCTTCATCTGCCATCATGGCCTTGGATGGAAAG GATCTACATGGACGCAACCTACGGGTTAGTGCTGCCACTGAGAGGACCGCTGGCTTCCGTAATGGTGCTGGTtatggaggtggtggtggcggcttTGGAGGAGGAGGATATGGCGGTGGTGGCTATGGAGGAGGTGGTTATGGTAGCAACAGTGGTGGTGGCGGCGACAACTTTGCTGCCGGCAACTTTGGTGGTGCCAGTGGCTTCGGTGGAAACCCAGCTGGAAACCATGGTGCTCCTGCAGGTTCCACCGGTGGTGATGAGTTCTCCCTCGGCACCCCTGGTTCCACCTTTGAAAGCACCAAGAATGACGATGTCATGGACGACCTCTTCAAGGATGATGAACCTGACAAGTACGCCAGCAAGAATGTCTAG